The Rissa tridactyla isolate bRisTri1 chromosome 6, bRisTri1.patW.cur.20221130, whole genome shotgun sequence DNA segment TTCTAAACTAATTTTCCTCTAATTCTAACTTCTGATCCCATGGTTGGTTACTCAATGTAGAAcagtttggagaaagaaaaggggagataCCACTTGCTCATGAAAACAATCACATAAAGCATGTCTCTGCTTACAGCTGATAAATCCAACTGTAAACACTTCCAATCAATCCTCTATCATCAAAGACCATAGTTTTTCTAAAATTCTCACCATCCTCctctgaatggggaaaaaaaagcccaacattttttttctttaccacttTAGAAAGTCACAAAAGCAAAGTAGGCTTTCAAGTTCAAGAGGGTTCACTGTTAGGGAGAATCCAACATTTTAAGCAACGGAGAGTATTTTATACAAGTATACTTAGCCAAAAACCTACTTACATTTTTATAAAGCTGAGGAAATCTACTTCCCAAGTAAAACACACAGGATATATAGCCACAAATGAAGCCTGACATTTCAATCATATCAAGAGAGTTCTGAAAAAGAAAGGTACATACATTTTGGCAAGAATGTTTTCAGGCATTTCAGGGGATTAAACTGAGAGTCCAGTGGCTGATTTTCTGGACAGAATTCTTTTCAAAGCAGTTCAGTGCTGCTTTTCAAATGACCAAAGAGGGCTAAAAAGGGTTTAATCTTTATCTCACAACAATGCACTCTGCTGCGTCATGGCCATGACTGAGATCAAAACTAGTGCTGGGCTTTAGGATACGACACTAAGCCAGTCCTCCTGCTAAAAAAGCCTGGGCACACTAATTCAAACCAAAACTAAGAAATGTAGCTAGGGCCACTAAAAAAATGAATCATCCTGTCTGGAGAAAgcaaaatactcatttttcaCAGTTTAAGAGTTGTTAGTTTTCTCACTCtagctgtgttttgaaaataagctGCTTCCCTGCTGGGCAATGTTGCTGGATTACAATTATTTTACTGGCATTAGTATGAAGGCCTTAAAATTGCTGGAATAGCCTGCGAATGTTCCCGCTgaaatgacagcagcagcaggtacAATTGTAATTTTCCACCTTTATTGATTTCACCTGTGACTGTGTAGTCTCTACATGGATGCCTACAGTACTTAACGCAAGCAGAAACACAACATGTACACGTTATTTCACAGGGCAGCACATCCTAATGACCCAAGGGGCAGAATAAGCCCAAAACACAGGAAGCTGCTCAAAGAAGTAATTTTATAACTTCTTTATTTCAGGATGTACGGTCCATAGTTAAAATATCCACATAGTGCGACATTTCTGATTTCTAAATCATTGTTAAAAACGTCATCCAAATTTCTTTAAAGCTCAGAGTACACAAACTTTTCAAGATACTCTTGGGTGAgatttttttggaaaggaagcaGGTAAGAACTTACATTACTCCTTTCGATTACTGTACTCTGGTCTTGGTTTCTTAGTAACAGCTGACAGGGTAAAATAACACCCAGCGCTGTACACACGATGATCCAGGTTACACAGAAATTCTTCAGGCTTTTGCTGCCTAGAATGACACACAAACAAATTAGCTGAAAAATAACATCTGCTGTTGATTTAAGGTTACTTTTTGTTTGCAGTATAGATATGTAAATTTGAAGGTACAATTTCATGTATGATTTTCTTGGCAGCAATGCAAGTCCACCTTTTTCTTCTGGGCTTCGTGCCCACCCCTGTTCACTATGACAGTGAGCAGGGGTGGGCATGGAGCCCACCTGGTGGTGTGTCAACAAGTGAGGGCAGCAGTGCAGGAACAGGAGGGGAACTCCTTAAATGGGCATTGCtaccaagaaaagaaaattttcatacTCAACTTATCTCTTATATTAACTCCTAATAGTTTACTATTAAATAACAGCTGATAAACAGGAAACTGCTCAGTAGAATAGAATGTAACAGCCTCTTTCAGCACATCTTGAGTAAAAGCTGCAAAAGCAAGGATATTTGacatttaaattaacaaaaatatctttaagaTAAATATGTTATCTAAGTGCTCTGCTGGACCAGTCTCCATGGCCATGGTTGGCTAAATATCAAGCCTTACTGAGACTGACATATTCAAAGACTCCATCTAGCAAGTCTCCATAGACACCTACAAGACAACTTGAAAATGGCAGACAGTCCTACAGAACCCTGGAGCTGCACTACCTTCTGTATCTAGAAGATGCTGGCAAAGTCCTGCAGTCTTTGTTACCAGTGGAACAAATTGCTCTACAGCATTAGCAAGCCTGTTCTAAAGACCTATAGTCTAAAGAAGACAGACTTAGTAGTGATGTTCCACAGGCCGCACTTTGAGATGTAACACTGACCAACTTGTCTATGGTAACTGCTCCAGACCTGGGTATTGAAAAGCCCTCTTTTAACAGCTTTATTCTCAGTGCCGTGCCTCCCTCTGCAGCTATGCAAACCACTGAGCTGGAACAGGCACTGGCAGCTAAAATGTACAAAAGCCTGTGTTTGTTTTCAAGAGTAGGCTGCAGGAAGGAAGTATCTTCAGTATTGACCTATCTCCAGGTTTATTATCAGTTCCATATTGAATGAATCTGCTTTATCCCTATTTAGTTTGCTGGGCAGGCATCTGTTTTACTTCAGCTTTTTGCTACCTCTGCTGTACCATGGATTTTCTttgatactttcttttttttttttttttttaagattgatgAGTTAATGTTTTTGATTTGATACAATGTGAACAGAGCTTTCTGTCTTCCATTTCAGTCAAAACAGTAGTCCCTTGGTAGGCTGAATACTACAACTACTGCCAGGATTTTATGAAGCACAACTCAAGTAATTTCATTcccttttaatatgttttttaacTATATGTATTGAAACGGAAGACATGAAGTTGTCAAGATATTTTATGCTATAAGCAAATAAAGTCCCGTTTCAATCAACATGGAGGAAACTAACTGAACCACACAAAGAAATAATGCTTGCTTTCAACTTATACATATATTTAGATAGCTGTAAGTAGACAGTAAAACCATGCAGTAAGTTAAAACATGGAACCAGTTTCCACAAAACTACTGTATTTTTTATGTCTATATAAACAGAAAGTACTGCatggaaaatatttacagataTTGTGTgggtaagaaaagagaaaagcagaaagggtgaggagagaggggaaaggaggggagaggattTTCACAAAAGCCCGAGAAAAGAAAGTAATAGGCCTAACAACTTCAAACAGAATTTGTGCACTCTATTTTTTAATCCCTCTGAAAAAACTTTACTTAAACACTGTAGAAAACATCAAGGTAAAGAGTGTGCTACATTACggagaacattttaatttttgaaacacCTTACGTTTTGTCATCTGCTTCTTGAGCTTATAGTAGACAAATTGTGAAATCATAATTATATCCATGTTAACATAAAAAATGGCAGTGACAATCTGAAAGAGAAGATACATTTGCTTGTTCAGTATACACATAATTCAAAATACCTTAACTGCATGGAAATTTTCCTTCATAGTCATAATGTGAATGACAAATACCAAagcactgccaaaaaaaaaaaaaagcatttccagcaCAAAACAAGTTAGGCTGCTGCAGATGAATGCAGTGTAAACCTTATGCAACAGGGACTTGCTGACACAATCGCAATAGCTGGTCATTTTCCAGGATGCACAGCAAAAATTCCTACCTGGGCAGACTGATAAGTCCTTCTTGCCCAGAAGCTTAAGTCTGCTCCATCCACCTAGTTTTCCAGCACTTCGGAAGCTACTGATCTAACTCAGTGCTTCTTCCTTCAATAAGACAAAAATGtcattctttcttccccttttcatAACGGGGAGATGAAATGGTTAGTGCCACACTTTAAGTTGTAAAAGAGAAGAGAACTCTGTCCACCCTTGGGGTCCATCTCCAGCTTGTGAAGACTTCTGCAGGTGGCTGTCACATacctctttctcttttaattaagaataaaaaataaacacagcaggTAAGAAAGTTTCAGACACAATTAATCGCTGACAGCTACTGTTTCTTTCAAAGAAACCCTTGCcttaacaaagaaaatacatttttcaaattaGTCAGATTAACAACTTTGAACTAGTATTTCTTTGCTAATAaacagttttcctaaaaaaaaaaaaaaaaaggcaagtttcgAGAGTAGGAACCCCAAAACTTCTTGATTTATTACAAGCTAAACAACACAACTTCCTTCCAGCCCTATTTGTTCTGCAAGCTCACTTTGAAGCTGAAGCTTAACTGAAAATTCCTCACTTCATTCATCATTGAGTAACACCCAGTAAGTCTTTCCAAATGTTAATTACAAGTGTGAAATGGTTTCTATAACACATAACAGCATCAATGTATGTATTTGGGAAGTTATGACTTACTTTATGGATGGTAGATCAGTGAACAGAAtacaaaaacatttcctttcccagTACATACTTGACTGTGCAATATTAAGTTATCCTACAGTTTAAAGAGACTGtttgaaaagaataaatcaaGAAGTAGGAGTATTGACAGATTACCTGAATTGGCAGTTGATTTGTTAAATAGCAGCCTATGAAATTTGTAAGATCTCCAGCTATCCAACACAGCAGAAAGCCCAAAGACAGTGCTTGATCCACTCTTCCATTCTGACAGGCAATGTAAATTTGACTGGCACAAATTCCAGAAGTAATTGTAAAATAGTGTAAGCAAAAACATTTAATAAGTTCAAAAGtacatttttcaaaatctgaataaagaaagattaaaacTCTAACCACAAGAGACCTATCGCAGCAATACTCCACTTACCTTTTGAAGAAGAACTCAGTATCACTATAGCTCGCCATGTCTTACTCTAGCATAACAAAAGGCTCAAATCACAACCTCATTACTGCTTGTATGTGCTCCTTTTTTGTGGCCTGCACTGAAATAACCATTTTCTGGACACCAGAACTATGCCATAAGCGTTTTATATTCATCTGCTGTAAAtaccagcttttaaaatactgaaataagaaaaacactGTTACTTAACATAGAAGGGCTAAGATGTAACAAAGCTTCTAAAAGAGTTGACAACTACACTTatgcctctaaattggagaatTTTTATTCAGATTCACAATAGGGACTACGAAGCAATCCCAAACGTGAGTCCATTGGACATATCTTGATGAATTCCATGCTCACTAACATGACAGTTTTAATGTAAAGCCCCCTTACAACTAATATTTCAACTAATATTTCTGAAGCTCAACAGCTTACTAAgggtggttttattttgcttgattTCCATAGCCCTTTTACTAGTTCAGTAAATTATATCCCCTTATGGGGACAGACTTTGGAGTCAATCCCATTTTGTTTCAAGCATTTTCACCTGCTGGGAGCATTTCTACTTTTCCTTTGTCATCTCCTACCTACATATTTGAAACCTGAACCCAGTGCCAGCGACCAAACAGCAACTGATTTAGCACTAGCGAAGTGCTAACTCATGTGCTGCTTCTGACCTTTTCTCAATCCAAATTTCATTGGCAGGAGCCAGCACAACAGTACTGGCGACAAAGCATGTGGTTTAAATAAACACTGAGCCAGCTTCTGCTGCAAGTGTGCCTGCGTGTGCACACACATCTCAGGGTGGAGAAGATAAGAGAGAAGAGGTGATTTATTCTCATTTGCTCTAAGTGGCAGAGATTAGTGTCAAGTCAGTACAACAGAACAGTACATCAAGCTCATTTGTCAACCACTAAATATTGTTGCAAACATGAACAACATGCTTCTCTGGCATATTATATCTGTATTATGCAGATAGAGAAACATAtccaagataaaataaaaaaaaaaggcagcttttgaAAAAGGCTTCAGGCAAGATTACTCATGTTTCAATCTGAGGACTGCTTAAGACTTTAAACTTACGGTAGTgcagcaaacagaaaacagacaatGGAAATCAGTCCTATGACAACGCTCCAATACTCCCACGCATTCTCGACACATTCTTCTAGGAGATGCCAAATCCATGGTGTTCCATTTATGCACAATCTCCTATTCTCTATTGGGGAGATATTGAAAGCATGTGTATACAGCCGAGAAGTCATCATTCCTGGACCAAGATTCGATTTCAGAAGTTTATTTCTGCCTCCATTTTTACCCCATGCAAATCCACAAATCCGTTTACCAATGCTGAATATCCTCTGTGAAAAGACCTCTGCATCCAGACGGATGCTTGATATCACAGTTATTTCCAATCTCATAAACGAACCTGCCaaattcaaagaaagaaatatagCCAGTGTGAATAAGACATTAAATGTACAAtgcttgcttatatttattgcttgcagaagagaagttggacttccaagaaagaaaaatactttgtggTCCGCCGCATTCATTAGCTCTTGACAAATATACAACACTCTAGATTTATATCACTTTAGCATTTTAATCTGAGGTTGTGTTAGACACAGACTGCTAGTTACACTGAGGTGCCAGCAATCTGCCACAGGGTAAAGTAAACCAAATAATTTGCACTTAAGACCAAAACCCTGATTTTCATGTTCAACATTATGCCAATAAAGTCACAGTACTTTCTTTAATAGTACTAGCCTGGATGCTGAACACTCTACTCACACTGTCAAAACATAAACATAATGTTGCTTTCTATACAACTAATATCAGGACAATGTTATGAAAAAGAAGTCACTTATGACTCAGATCCCCAAACAGCTGTAAGGTCTACTTGATCTAGATAGCTCATCAGGCTAATGAGTGATTCAACGTAGTGTGAAACAGTTTGCGTTACTTAACACTCCAGAGCAAAGATGGACAGCATAAGGAACTTGCAGAAAGTTTCTTACGTAGGATATGCCTGCCCCCAAAATCCCCAGAATGAAACACAATAGTACAATATAGCTTAAATTTTGAAGCAAGGGAGAGTTATGTttgagctttaaaaatattttcttgtagcCAATTATTAAAATTCtggatattttttgtttctgctgatATATCCATCCtatttgaaattttaatatttacttaGAAGGGTAACCATTACAAAATTGaagaaaattcaaacaaaaatgcagaattaTCTAGTTCTATTCCTTGAAACTTCCTGCTGACAAAAACGAGCTGATTTCCCACTCATTCGGATGATAACTTAAGTCCCCTGAAGACTAATAATTCCTCGTACAGAGTTTTAAATCAACAAGCTATTAAGGAAAAAAGCCAGAGCAaatacactgtttaaaaaaaaaaaaaaacaacaaaaaagtaagtACTATACTTGTAGGTTCACCCGTTTAGTATTTAAAGCCAGAATGTAGAACCAGTAACAGAAAAGATGGTGAAAATTTCTAAGACCATTTGGAACATCTCAGATGCACAGCAAATTCAGAAAACTGGAAGAAGTGATAGTGAGGTGTAACAGCATCCCTCTAGAAGTGAATAAAGTTATTTACTATCTCACAGGCCCAAAGGCCTGATGTTTGTGGCTGGCATTTTTGATGTTCTTCAAGCCACACACATGGGGACAGGGCTCGGAACGGCTGGCAGCATATCCTTCCAACTGGTTGGAGCAACCTTCATTATACATCAAACTACTTTTGAATCTTGATGAAGTTTGACAAGGTGGGTTTTCACAGAGGATCATTCACTATAAAGTTAGGACTCACTTTGCTAGTCATCGAgaaacctcctttttcttttcatgagaCTTCAGGTATCTGTGGTGTTAAATGCTGGACCAAGTTTTCTGTAGAAACCGGCTGCCTCTGAAGAGAACTGTCATCATTGGACCTAAAccaattaaacaataaaaaaagaacatgtaTTCATACACTGTGAATTGACCTTAGCCTATTAGATCTATTCAGCTTATACTAGTAAAGTTATTAGAATTCATAGccatctttgaaaataatttttaaagttaaaaaaaaagttgtgagtAATGTTTCAAGTAAGCTTTCCCATTTTGGTACTCTGCAGCTGAATAGGGTTTTACCACGCACTAAAAAGGGAGAAACATCAAAGCACACATACTACTTAGGTAGCTTTTAGGCATGAACTTTCAGGTGTTCGTTAACATTGTAACAAAAACCTTATACATTTTATTAAGCTTCATcccaaaataagcaaaatatgtcagctgtaaaaaaaaaaaaaaaaaaaattgaacatgGTATTTTAAAACCACGtctgaaaaattaagtttaaCATGGTATTTAAAACCATGTATGAATATCATAACTGCAGTTGGACTCACACATGCAAAAGTTCTCTTATAAGATCAAGGACTATGTGGTAGCAAGTCTAAACAAGGCAAGTCAGCCTCAGCCACCTGATCTTATGTTGTACCCTGCTCCAAAACCCTGCAGCTAttacagaaaaccaaacagcttAAAAAGTGGTAGGAATTAGACAGGCCACTTACACTTCCCAGATGACTGAAGACTTGAGCTTTGGCCTCCTGCCACGCAACACGCTTAACACATTTAAAGCATGTGGATATTCTTGGGTTGTTATTACTTAACATTTATGCAGCAAAATAATGTTCGTGTTGCCAGTATTTGTGACCATATTTTTAATCTTACAATAATTGCTATTTTTCTTGAATCCCCACCAAAATACTCCATCCCAGTAATAGCCCGATCACAAAAAACAGCAACCCCACCAGCAGCTAGAACAACTGGATGCCATGAACTAAATGTATCGGACACAAAACCCAAACTCCTCCTGCCATTGCTGGGAAGCAAAAGGCAATGGTGTCAGTGATCTTCAGTTATTTTCACACCTGGACTGGCTGCACCATATTAACATATACCTTGCACCAAATAAGCTATGTCTTCTTACACCGAAGTATTTCATAACTACATTTTCAGCTCAAAAGTTTGAGCTAGATCAATACAGATGATTCCCTCACCCAATATATATAGTCTTGCAAAGAGAATTGAATTGTTcctcaacatttaaaaaaaaccttttcttttgttGCATTAAATGCTTTGCACCTGAAAACGGGATAAGGAGACTGCCACGacgtttcttttcttcctgcagtaTTTAAGTTGCCaatcaggagaaaagaaaataatattaaaaggtGATTTATGTTCCTATAACAATTCCTTGCCTGTAACCTCATATTCTTTCTTAGATTACTGCCCAAACACTAGTTACTACCATTTGGGAAAGTTACAGTAAAGCTATTATTTTCACAGAACAGTTAACTTGGAACCTTGTCATTGTACCTTTCTGCAAAGGTTTAGTGTTGGACTAGTAAAACTATTATAGTGTAAGATATTTAGTAATAAGGAAGCAGTAGCTTGAGACTCCTGTTCGGAGactcttttttcttattttaatccCTTATTCTGGAGAAAAGACGTGCAAACAGAAATAGTCAATGGTTTGAAAATGAAATCTACTCCATTAAGGATAGCTCCACAGCACAGACGAGGAAAAGCAAGCTTTCCCTGGAACTTGGGAGACTCATCACAGATTCTCTGCCTCCCCAAGTGCCACGCTGCTGTGCACATCCATGTGTTCTGGCTGCTGCGTGTTCCTGGATGTCAAATAACGAGACACTGCTAGTAATGTGTAAAGATGTCAGATATGTGTGTTTGGCAGATTTGCAAGTTCTCTAAAGAGCAGCTAATAGCAGCTTGAAATCCAAAAGGATGTTCGGTTGTACGGTATTCATAATTTAATTActcctggggaaaaggaaaaatggaccTAAACTGAGGAGTGATTCAGGGCTTCTTCAAACACTGACTGGGTTAATACTGGGAATTGTATTTTGTCTACAGCTGTTCTGTAAACACATTTTTTACATGATCCTGATGGCGAATGCTGCCTCTTCAGAGCTGATGATAAAGCATGAAACCCCTAGAAACCAACCCCAGTTCTCACAGACCGCTTCCAACTCAGCTTATTTAAGAAACCCCATCAGGAAGCGCCTTTTCCTCAGGAGTCCCGCGGGCACCACAGCCCCGAAGCCGGGAATGGGGGGTCCgggaggcggcagcagctcaCGGCCTTCAGCAGGCCCCGGCGGGGCTGTGCCCCCGCACCTCGGCTgggtcaccggaggaggaggcaACATTAAAGGAATCATAATGAAGAACGGTTTTCAGAAAGGGCAGTGGCTGCGGTTCCGTGCTGGACACGGAGGGGGCTGGGGCTCGGCCCCGGCAGACCATGGCGGGCCTGTCCGGGGAGGTGCAAGCACCGACCTGgcgagagctgctgctgctccgggggtccggccgggcccgccgccgcacgccgctccccgcgccgccgccggagGAAGaccctgaggagagggagggggttACGCTCCAGCAGCTGaccggccggcggcggggagatGGCAGGCAGAGGGCCGGGAAGCACCGCcgctcctccccttcccccggcGCCGCCATGAGCCGCTccagcggcggggcccgggcgccctctgcgggcgggcgggcggcggtgccggCCCTCAGGCCGGGCGGGCCGCGTTGCggagccgcctcccgccccgcgccgggGAAGAGGGATCAGGGGTCGGGTTGGTGTGAGGaaggtga contains these protein-coding regions:
- the LOC128911196 gene encoding lysosomal amino acid transporter 1 homolog, whose translation is MRLEITVISSIRLDAEVFSQRIFSIGKRICGFAWGKNGGRNKLLKSNLGPGMMTSRLYTHAFNISPIENRRLCINGTPWIWHLLEECVENAWEYWSVVIGLISIVCFLFAALPQIYIACQNGRVDQALSLGFLLCWIAGDLTNFIGCYLTNQLPIQIVTAIFYVNMDIIMISQFVYYKLKKQMTKRSKSLKNFCVTWIIVCTALGVILPCQLLLRNQDQSTVIERSNNSLDMIEMSGFICGYISCVFYLGSRFPQLYKNFRRRSTEGTSYLLFALAMMGNCTYGLSLVLKMPATASFRTLYFLHHLPWLIGSFGVLFLDIFVTAQFILYRQHEARQSGVVALEVEPLLVNEETA